ATATATTTCCCCCTTCTTCATTTATACTTGGAACACGGTGTAAAGTTTCGCGTCTCTATTTTCTAATAGTATTCTACCGTTTCTCCCATTTTCGATATAAGCTACAAAACAATTAACTACAAATCCTTTTGAATTTAATTCTTTATACACATTCAAAAAAGTATTTCCAGAAGTAATTTCATCATCAACGATACATATTCTTTTATTTTCAAACATAGAATTAATATAAAAATATAGATTTTTATTCCTTGAATGTTCTTCAGTTACAATTATCTCGTTTGGTAAGGATAGGCGATTTTTGTAAGCTATTTGTAGTGGTTTTTTTAGTTTTTGAGCTAAAATAAATGCTGGAATAATACCACGTCCCGCTAATCCTATTATTAAGTCAATTTGGTCAGAATTCATTTTTGAAACAAGAATATCTGAAGCCTCATCTAACAATTTATAATTAACCGGAAATAACGCCCCTTCAATATCACTATTAATTTTCATTCCTATTCCAGATGAATTATAACCTTTGATCTTCTCAATTTGAATCTGCGGAATCATATAGTATTTACCCCGGTATAGTTTTCTAATGCTCTATTTATTAGATTATTATTTATATGGTTATTATCACATTTTAAACATATCTCCA
This window of the Methylomusa anaerophila genome carries:
- a CDS encoding phosphoribosyltransferase, with product MIPQIQIEKIKGYNSSGIGMKINSDIEGALFPVNYKLLDEASDILVSKMNSDQIDLIIGLAGRGIIPAFILAQKLKKPLQIAYKNRLSLPNEIIVTEEHSRNKNLYFYINSMFENKRICIVDDEITSGNTFLNVYKELNSKGFVVNCFVAYIENGRNGRILLENRDAKLYTVFQV